One part of the Mesorhizobium sp. M4B.F.Ca.ET.058.02.1.1 genome encodes these proteins:
- a CDS encoding response regulator transcription factor encodes MPHNILVADDDPHIREIICFALEKAGMRTQGVADGAAALQAIERRAPDLVVLDIGMPEMDGLEVCRRLRQRSDVPVLFLSARDEEIDRILGLEMGGDDYVTKPFSPRELVARVNVILRRARPASAEAEERQFSHGGLVLMPASHGASFDGKPLALTGIEFAILKGFLARPTHVLAREAVMANAYAANIHVSERTVDSHIRNIRAKLAAAGCTDAIETVHGVGFRLGRCGH; translated from the coding sequence ATGCCGCACAACATCCTCGTCGCCGACGACGATCCGCATATCCGCGAGATCATCTGCTTCGCGCTGGAAAAGGCCGGCATGAGGACGCAAGGCGTCGCCGATGGTGCCGCCGCCCTGCAGGCGATCGAGCGGCGCGCGCCCGACCTCGTCGTGCTCGACATCGGCATGCCGGAGATGGACGGGCTGGAGGTGTGCCGCAGGCTGAGGCAGCGATCCGACGTGCCGGTGCTGTTTTTGTCGGCGCGCGACGAGGAGATCGACCGCATCCTCGGGCTGGAAATGGGCGGCGACGACTATGTGACGAAGCCGTTCAGCCCGCGCGAGCTGGTCGCCCGCGTCAACGTCATCCTGCGCCGCGCCCGCCCGGCGTCGGCCGAGGCCGAAGAACGGCAGTTCTCGCATGGCGGGCTGGTGCTCATGCCGGCGAGCCACGGCGCCAGCTTCGACGGCAAGCCGCTGGCGCTGACGGGCATCGAGTTCGCGATCCTGAAAGGGTTCCTCGCCCGCCCCACGCATGTGCTTGCCCGCGAGGCGGTGATGGCCAATGCCTATGCCGCCAACATCCATGTCTCGGAACGCACCGTCGACAGCCATATCCGCAACATCCGCGCCAAGCTGGCGGCGGCCGGCTGCACCGATGCGATCGAGACCGTGCACGGCGTCGGCTTCCGGCTCGGCCGATGCGGCCATTGA
- a CDS encoding metallopeptidase family protein, translated as MARIYKTRTWHDQLSPSMEEMEFLALEAYAHLPEDFRKLTGEIVIQIADFPTDEIMDDLSLETPFDLLGLFEGRGIAERWNPQTGEGPNRITLYRRAILDYWAENEETLGDIVTHVLIHEIGHHFGLSDDDMERIEEAAEQTA; from the coding sequence ATGGCCCGCATCTACAAGACCCGCACCTGGCACGACCAGCTTTCGCCGTCGATGGAGGAGATGGAGTTCCTGGCGCTGGAGGCCTACGCCCATCTGCCGGAGGATTTCCGCAAGCTCACCGGCGAGATCGTCATCCAGATCGCCGATTTCCCGACCGACGAGATCATGGACGATCTTTCGCTGGAAACGCCGTTCGACCTGCTCGGCCTGTTCGAGGGGCGCGGCATCGCCGAGCGCTGGAACCCGCAGACCGGCGAGGGGCCGAACCGCATCACGCTCTACCGCCGCGCCATACTCGACTACTGGGCCGAGAACGAGGAGACGCTGGGCGACATCGTCACCCATGTGCTGATCCACGAGATCGGCCACCATTTCGGCCTGTCGGACGACGATATGGAGCGGATCGAGGAGGCGGCGGAGCAGACGGCCTAG
- a CDS encoding DNA polymerase Y family protein, which translates to MNAQRIAALDERAEALRLKRGMGIADARAMHPAIDIVEADPEADRRLLEGLADWCDRYTPLVAIDGADGLFLDVTGCTHLFGGERAMQDEILVRFLEQGFDVRAGLAATPGAAWAAAHFHGDRIVAGGEEETLLAPLPLAALRIEPGTRASLESVGLRTAGAVMAAPRAPLARRFGAGLLLRLDQALGRLDEAVSPRLPVAPLSVERHLAEPVVLTDDIERLVSRLATALKGDLERRGEGARALALLLFRVDGAVSRIAVGTSRPLREPSLIRRLFHERLAALEQDIDAGYGFDLVRLSVLSAAAFDMQQADLSGEANDDDADIALFADRVRARLGEAAVLRPVAVESHLPERAVTIVPFSEAPQRRAPLKRPERAVPPVTIYPPERPIRLFRSPEPIEVPATEMPEGPPMNFRWRRALYRVARAEGPERIAAEWWRRLPGEEEAPTRDYFRIEDSDGRRYWLYRQGLYGASDTPPRWFMHGVFA; encoded by the coding sequence ATGAACGCCCAGCGCATCGCCGCCCTCGACGAGCGGGCTGAGGCGCTCAGGCTGAAGCGCGGCATGGGCATCGCCGACGCGCGCGCCATGCACCCCGCGATCGACATCGTCGAGGCCGATCCCGAGGCCGACCGCCGCCTGCTCGAAGGCCTCGCCGACTGGTGCGACCGTTACACGCCGCTGGTGGCGATCGACGGCGCCGACGGCCTGTTCCTCGACGTCACCGGCTGCACGCATCTGTTCGGCGGCGAACGCGCCATGCAGGACGAGATCCTCGTCCGCTTCCTTGAGCAGGGTTTCGATGTCCGCGCCGGGCTGGCGGCGACCCCGGGCGCCGCCTGGGCGGCGGCGCATTTTCATGGCGACCGCATCGTCGCCGGCGGCGAGGAAGAGACGCTGCTGGCGCCCTTGCCGCTCGCGGCACTGCGCATCGAGCCGGGAACGCGCGCCAGCCTCGAAAGCGTCGGCCTGCGCACGGCGGGCGCGGTGATGGCAGCACCCCGCGCCCCGCTTGCCCGCCGCTTCGGCGCTGGCTTGCTGTTGCGGCTCGACCAGGCGCTCGGCCGCCTCGACGAGGCGGTGTCGCCGCGCCTGCCGGTGGCGCCGCTTTCGGTCGAGCGCCACCTGGCCGAGCCGGTCGTGCTGACCGACGACATCGAGCGGCTGGTGAGCCGGCTGGCCACGGCGCTGAAGGGCGACCTCGAGCGGCGCGGCGAGGGCGCGAGGGCACTCGCCCTGCTGCTCTTCCGCGTCGACGGCGCCGTCAGCCGCATCGCCGTCGGCACCTCGCGCCCGCTGCGCGAGCCGTCGCTGATCCGCAGGCTGTTCCACGAACGGCTTGCCGCGCTGGAGCAGGACATCGACGCCGGCTACGGTTTCGACCTCGTGCGCCTCTCGGTGCTGTCGGCGGCGGCCTTCGACATGCAGCAGGCCGATCTCAGCGGCGAGGCCAACGACGATGACGCCGATATCGCTTTATTCGCCGACCGCGTCCGCGCCCGGCTCGGCGAGGCCGCGGTGCTGCGGCCGGTTGCCGTCGAGAGCCATTTGCCGGAGCGCGCCGTCACTATTGTCCCCTTCTCCGAGGCGCCGCAAAGGCGCGCGCCGCTCAAGCGGCCGGAGCGCGCCGTTCCGCCGGTGACCATCTATCCGCCGGAACGGCCGATCCGCCTGTTCCGTTCGCCCGAGCCGATCGAGGTGCCGGCCACCGAGATGCCCGAGGGACCGCCGATGAATTTCCGCTGGCGGCGCGCGCTCTACCGCGTCGCCCGCGCCGAAGGGCCGGAACGCATCGCCGCGGAATGGTGGCGAAGGCTTCCCGGCGAGGAGGAAGCGCCGACCCGCGACTATTTCCGCATCGAGGACAGCGACGGCCGCCGCTACTGGCTCTATCGCCAGGGCCTTTACGGCGCGTCCGATACGCCGCCGCGCTGGTTCATGCACGGGGTCTTCGCATGA
- a CDS encoding integrase core domain-containing protein, protein MVWRETGIMDERLRFVVDCLSGEETMSELCAAYGISRKIGYKWLGRYREFGPEGLHDRPRAPLNHGRATALDLVERIVAAKETHPLWGPKKIVARLKRAAPDLIWPSASTAGAILARHGLVSARKRTRLRACGNGPWPEPQGPNAVWTGDHKGWFRTRDGWRCEPLTVMDASSRYLLALEATGSTADAEAWPVFERLFEEHGLPDRFRSDNGPPFASAGVTGLTPLAVRFIKLGIALERIAPGKPQQNGRHERFHLTLLPLAEAPEADRAAQGHAFEAFRRSYNEERPHEALGMDTPAQHYRSSRRAMPTMPPEPDYPAEAAVRHVRHNGEIRWNGGFVYVSQALVGEAVAAAQTEDGQWALSFHAHQLGIIDTRRMTNRGRTVTYVSGSNCYPSIGWTLAAAQARFLRRG, encoded by the coding sequence ATGGTTTGGCGAGAGACTGGCATCATGGACGAGCGGCTTCGTTTTGTAGTGGATTGCCTTTCTGGCGAAGAGACGATGAGCGAGCTTTGTGCGGCCTACGGAATTTCGCGCAAGATCGGCTATAAATGGCTGGGTCGCTACCGGGAGTTTGGCCCGGAAGGTTTGCACGATCGGCCGCGAGCGCCGCTCAATCATGGCCGTGCGACAGCCCTTGATCTTGTCGAGCGGATCGTGGCGGCGAAGGAGACGCATCCGCTGTGGGGGCCCAAGAAGATCGTGGCGCGGCTCAAGCGCGCGGCTCCCGACTTGATCTGGCCGTCGGCCTCGACGGCAGGCGCTATCCTTGCACGGCATGGGCTTGTCAGCGCCCGCAAGCGGACCCGGCTGCGGGCCTGCGGCAATGGACCTTGGCCGGAGCCGCAAGGGCCGAACGCGGTGTGGACCGGCGATCACAAGGGCTGGTTCCGGACCCGTGACGGGTGGCGTTGCGAACCGTTGACGGTGATGGATGCGTCGAGCCGCTACTTGCTGGCGCTCGAAGCGACCGGCTCGACGGCGGATGCCGAGGCCTGGCCGGTATTCGAGCGGCTGTTTGAGGAGCATGGCCTGCCGGACCGGTTCCGAAGCGACAATGGCCCGCCCTTCGCGTCGGCCGGTGTCACCGGGCTGACACCGCTTGCGGTGCGCTTCATCAAACTCGGCATCGCCCTGGAGCGGATCGCGCCCGGCAAACCCCAGCAGAACGGGCGCCACGAGCGCTTTCATCTGACCCTGTTGCCGCTGGCCGAGGCACCGGAGGCCGACAGGGCGGCCCAGGGCCACGCCTTCGAGGCCTTCCGGCGCAGCTACAATGAAGAACGTCCCCATGAGGCGCTAGGCATGGACACTCCAGCCCAGCATTACAGATCCTCCCGGCGCGCCATGCCGACGATGCCGCCCGAGCCTGATTATCCGGCCGAGGCCGCGGTCCGTCATGTACGCCACAATGGCGAGATCAGGTGGAACGGCGGCTTCGTCTATGTCTCGCAGGCACTGGTTGGTGAAGCTGTCGCGGCCGCCCAAACCGAGGATGGTCAATGGGCTCTTTCCTTCCATGCACACCAGCTCGGCATCATCGACACAAGGCGTATGACAAATAGGGGGAGAACTGTTACCTATGTATCCGGTTCAAACTGTTACCCATCTATCGGCTGGACACTGGCCGCGGCCCAGGCACGCTTCCTGCGACGCGGGTGA
- a CDS encoding DUF1737 domain-containing protein — protein MKLYRFLSGPDDSSFCHKVTASLNKGWHLFGSPTYAYDKKTKSMRCGQAVVKDVEGQDYTPDTKLSDW, from the coding sequence ATGAAACTTTACCGCTTTCTGTCCGGCCCTGACGACTCCAGCTTCTGCCACAAGGTGACGGCGTCGCTGAACAAGGGCTGGCACCTGTTCGGCTCGCCGACCTATGCCTATGACAAGAAGACCAAATCGATGCGCTGCGGTCAGGCTGTGGTGAAGGATGTCGAGGGTCAGGACTACACGCCCGACACCAAGCTCAGCGATTGGTAG
- a CDS encoding LysE family translocator encodes MPDFSTLGLFAIACLALTATPGPDMLLIASRSASQGRAAGLATYVGIAAGTYCHALAAAFGLSQLFLAVPIAYDIVRYAGAAYLAYLAWKAFRSDGTALAPVAGLPRYSQGRIVRQGLLTNLLNPKMALFVLALFPQFVQPQAGSVAGQILVLATVLNLIGLVVNGLVILTASRIGAALSRRTRFQRAPQLLLGSVFAGLAARLAFDGQR; translated from the coding sequence ATGCCGGACTTTTCCACCCTTGGACTTTTCGCCATTGCCTGCCTCGCTTTGACCGCGACGCCGGGGCCGGACATGCTGTTGATCGCATCCCGCAGCGCCAGCCAGGGGCGTGCGGCGGGCCTGGCGACCTATGTCGGCATCGCCGCTGGTACCTATTGTCATGCGCTGGCCGCTGCTTTCGGCCTGTCGCAACTGTTCCTTGCCGTTCCCATCGCTTACGACATCGTGCGTTACGCCGGCGCCGCCTATCTGGCCTATCTCGCCTGGAAAGCGTTCCGCTCCGACGGGACAGCGCTTGCGCCGGTTGCCGGCCTGCCGCGCTACTCGCAAGGGCGCATCGTCCGGCAGGGGTTGTTGACCAATCTCCTCAACCCGAAGATGGCGCTGTTCGTGCTGGCGCTGTTCCCGCAATTTGTGCAGCCGCAGGCCGGGTCCGTGGCGGGGCAGATACTGGTGCTGGCAACCGTGCTCAATCTGATTGGGCTGGTCGTCAATGGCCTGGTCATCCTGACCGCCAGCCGGATCGGCGCGGCATTGTCGAGGCGGACGCGGTTTCAGCGGGCGCCGCAGCTGTTGCTGGGGAGCGTCTTTGCGGGACTTGCGGCCCGGCTGGCCTTCGATGGCCAACGCTAA
- a CDS encoding DUF4173 domain-containing protein → MTDLLAPAPSYCQRFGVAVLLVALADFFFYGQPAGITWFLFGIVLAAAIVALNSLSLNSMNLNDRWLWVRPAALLAALLPLVENVSPLSVSIALVALSAFALSLTGRLRAGLARIARQLSAFFIAAPFRLVGDFVRWRKAARRHGGRRIRLAAIAVWVMPLGLGLVFLALFGAANPVIEYWFSLIDLFALLNLIQLPRLVFWLAVLAGIWAFLRPRLPRFFRRLPRKSRIVRTEPPAQARTTIEDVLFGKAAILRALLVFNLLFALQTALDATYLWGGVALPDGLTYAAYAHRGAYPLIVTALLAAGFVLAALRPGSETSEDPLIRRLVYAWVAQNIMLVISSMLRLDLYIGIYALTYLRIAAFVWMGLVAAGLALIIARIALGKSSEWLLSANLLTLSATLYVCCYVNFAALIANYNVDHSYEMNGPGTSLDLFYTRSLGPAALPALDRFFDHQKKVFLADKRDPADAFTEARFRDEQKNWRAWSFRDWRLLRALDKRGPLVVPPGYQPAMPDL, encoded by the coding sequence ATGACAGATCTTCTCGCGCCGGCGCCGAGCTATTGCCAGCGCTTCGGCGTCGCCGTCCTGCTGGTCGCGCTGGCGGACTTTTTCTTCTATGGCCAGCCGGCCGGCATCACGTGGTTCCTGTTCGGCATCGTGCTCGCCGCCGCGATCGTGGCCCTCAATTCCCTGTCTCTCAATTCCATGAACCTTAACGATCGCTGGCTCTGGGTCAGGCCTGCCGCCCTGCTCGCGGCGCTGCTGCCGCTGGTCGAGAATGTCAGTCCGCTGTCGGTCTCGATCGCGCTCGTGGCGCTCTCGGCGTTCGCGCTTTCGCTGACCGGGCGGCTGCGCGCCGGCCTCGCCCGCATCGCCAGGCAGCTTTCGGCCTTCTTCATCGCCGCGCCGTTCCGCTTGGTGGGCGACTTCGTGCGCTGGCGCAAGGCGGCGCGGCGCCATGGCGGGCGGCGCATCCGGCTGGCGGCGATCGCCGTCTGGGTGATGCCGCTCGGCCTCGGTCTCGTCTTCCTCGCTCTGTTCGGCGCCGCCAATCCGGTCATCGAATACTGGTTCTCGCTGATCGACCTTTTTGCACTCCTCAACCTGATCCAGCTGCCGCGGCTGGTCTTCTGGCTTGCCGTGCTCGCTGGCATCTGGGCCTTCCTGCGGCCGCGCCTGCCGCGCTTCTTCCGCCGTTTGCCGCGCAAGTCGCGGATCGTCCGCACGGAACCGCCGGCTCAGGCAAGAACGACCATCGAGGACGTCCTCTTCGGCAAGGCGGCGATCCTGCGCGCGCTGCTCGTCTTCAACCTTCTGTTCGCGCTGCAGACCGCGCTCGACGCCACCTATCTGTGGGGCGGGGTGGCGCTGCCGGACGGGCTGACCTACGCCGCCTATGCGCATCGCGGCGCCTATCCGCTGATCGTCACCGCGCTGCTTGCCGCCGGCTTCGTGCTCGCAGCGCTGAGGCCCGGCAGCGAGACGTCGGAGGACCCGCTGATCCGCCGGCTGGTCTATGCCTGGGTGGCGCAGAACATCATGCTGGTCATCTCCTCGATGCTGAGGCTCGATCTCTATATCGGCATCTACGCGCTGACCTATCTGCGCATTGCCGCCTTCGTCTGGATGGGGCTGGTGGCGGCAGGGCTGGCGCTGATCATCGCCCGCATCGCGCTTGGAAAATCCAGCGAATGGCTGCTCTCCGCCAATCTTCTGACGTTATCGGCGACGCTTTATGTGTGCTGCTACGTCAACTTCGCCGCGCTGATCGCCAACTACAATGTCGACCATTCCTACGAAATGAACGGCCCCGGCACCAGCCTCGACCTTTTCTACACGAGGTCTCTCGGCCCCGCCGCGTTGCCGGCACTCGACCGCTTTTTTGACCATCAGAAGAAGGTGTTCCTCGCCGACAAACGCGATCCGGCTGACGCCTTCACCGAGGCCCGCTTTCGCGACGAGCAGAAAAACTGGCGCGCCTGGAGCTTTCGCGACTGGCGGCTTTTGCGCGCACTCGACAAAAGAGGTCCGCTCGTGGTTCCTCCCGGGTATCAACCCGCGATGCCGGACCTCTGA
- a CDS encoding FAD-binding oxidoreductase — MRYDIVIIGGAIVGSSVAYYLREEGFSGSIALVERDPQFSHAATTLSLASIRQQFSIPENIRLSQFTLKLFRRLQETFGAEADIGFREGGYLILAGDNGLPILKANHEAQIAEGADIVLEDPEQLTHRFPWLSAEGISAGAYGRTGEGWFDAHALLMLFRKALRDKKIDFITADVTGIAREGNRVTGVSLDNGEKLEAGIVVNAAGPNAGKVAAFAGLALPVEPRKRNVFVFEAREKYADMPLLVDPSGIYVRPEGSVYLTGGAEPEEGDHAPDPADFDVNWPLFEEVIWPALATRIPAFEAIKPTRAWVGHYDYNTLDQNAVIGPHPEVENFLFANGFSGHGLQQAPAVGKALSELIVHGGYRTVDCTAFGYSRVAEGRAFRELNVI; from the coding sequence GTGCGCTACGACATCGTCATCATCGGCGGGGCCATCGTCGGATCCTCGGTCGCCTACTATCTGCGCGAGGAGGGATTTTCCGGCTCGATCGCGCTGGTCGAGCGCGATCCGCAATTTTCCCATGCGGCGACGACGCTGTCGCTGGCCTCGATCCGTCAACAATTCTCGATCCCGGAAAACATCCGCCTGTCGCAGTTCACGCTAAAACTGTTCCGGCGGCTGCAGGAAACTTTTGGCGCCGAGGCCGATATCGGCTTTCGCGAGGGCGGCTATCTGATCCTTGCCGGCGACAACGGGCTGCCGATCCTCAAAGCCAATCACGAAGCGCAGATCGCCGAGGGCGCCGACATCGTGCTGGAGGACCCCGAGCAACTGACGCACCGCTTCCCCTGGCTGTCGGCCGAGGGAATTTCCGCCGGCGCCTATGGCCGCACCGGCGAGGGCTGGTTCGACGCGCATGCGCTGCTGATGCTGTTCCGCAAGGCGCTGCGCGACAAGAAGATCGATTTCATCACCGCCGACGTCACCGGCATCGCGCGCGAGGGCAACCGCGTGACCGGCGTCAGTCTCGACAATGGCGAAAAACTCGAAGCCGGTATCGTCGTCAACGCCGCCGGCCCGAATGCTGGCAAGGTGGCGGCCTTTGCCGGACTCGCGCTGCCGGTCGAGCCGCGCAAGCGCAACGTCTTCGTCTTCGAGGCGCGCGAGAAATATGCCGACATGCCGCTGCTGGTCGATCCCAGCGGCATCTATGTGCGGCCGGAAGGCTCGGTCTACCTCACCGGCGGCGCCGAACCAGAGGAAGGCGACCATGCTCCCGATCCCGCGGATTTCGACGTCAACTGGCCTCTGTTCGAGGAGGTGATCTGGCCGGCGCTCGCCACCCGCATCCCGGCCTTCGAGGCGATCAAGCCGACGCGCGCCTGGGTCGGCCACTACGACTACAACACGCTCGACCAGAACGCGGTGATCGGGCCGCATCCGGAGGTCGAGAACTTCCTGTTCGCCAACGGCTTTTCCGGCCACGGCCTCCAGCAGGCGCCGGCGGTCGGCAAGGCGCTCTCCGAGCTGATCGTGCATGGCGGCTACCGAACGGTGGATTGCACGGCGTTCGGGTACAGCCGGGTGGCCGAGGGGCGGGCGTTCCGGGAGCTGAATGTGATTTGA
- a CDS encoding SRPBCC family protein: MTEADVNPEQLAVRAMANSRTVMASAEILAPPEQVFAALVTDAVERWWSSADCYRMTAWAAELHVGGSWSVIVKTADGRRLPAGGTFLEIETPRRIVQTRRYDWNHPTLGRHETRVAYLLEPTSAGTRLTICHGGFEGFAEAAAEHADGWARALGWLQRYFGEGRQAAA, encoded by the coding sequence TTGACGGAGGCCGATGTGAACCCGGAGCAGCTGGCTGTGAGAGCCATGGCGAACAGCCGGACGGTCATGGCATCGGCCGAGATTCTCGCGCCGCCGGAACAGGTCTTTGCAGCGCTCGTCACCGACGCGGTCGAGCGCTGGTGGAGCTCTGCCGACTGCTACCGGATGACCGCCTGGGCCGCCGAGCTGCACGTCGGCGGCAGCTGGAGCGTCATCGTAAAGACGGCGGACGGCAGGCGCCTGCCCGCCGGCGGAACCTTCCTCGAAATCGAGACGCCGCGCCGGATCGTTCAGACCCGGCGCTATGACTGGAACCATCCGACCCTCGGCCGCCACGAAACGAGGGTGGCCTATCTGCTGGAGCCGACGTCCGCCGGCACCCGGCTCACCATCTGCCACGGTGGTTTCGAAGGGTTCGCCGAAGCCGCGGCCGAACATGCCGATGGCTGGGCGCGGGCGCTGGGCTGGCTGCAGCGGTATTTTGGCGAGGGCAGGCAGGCAGCGGCCTAG
- a CDS encoding CoA ester lyase: MQTYRPRRSVLYIPASNDRALAKIATLACDAVIIDLEDAVPPADKVTARQRLAGILAERPNRRCEMIVRVNALGSEWGIDDVLAAAKGEADGILLSKVVTPREVLEAADLLDDNFAPDTVKLWAMVETPKALLNIGALAELGRDPASRLACFVAGTNDLVKETGILATPDRRYLTPWLMQLVLAARAGGVDVLDGVANDFRDSDAFARECVEAAAMGFDGKSLIHPAQIEAANRAFAPSPEAIAQARAVTAAFALAENAGKGVIALDGSMVERLHLAQAEKLLAKAAAIGA; this comes from the coding sequence ATGCAAACCTACCGCCCGCGCCGCTCGGTGCTCTACATCCCGGCCTCGAACGACAGGGCGCTGGCCAAGATCGCGACGCTTGCCTGCGATGCCGTGATCATTGACCTGGAAGACGCCGTGCCGCCAGCCGACAAGGTCACGGCGCGCCAAAGGCTGGCGGGCATCCTGGCCGAACGCCCGAACCGGCGCTGCGAAATGATCGTTCGCGTCAACGCGCTGGGGAGCGAATGGGGCATCGACGACGTGCTGGCGGCGGCGAAAGGCGAGGCCGACGGCATCCTTCTGTCGAAGGTCGTCACGCCGCGCGAGGTGCTGGAGGCCGCCGACCTGCTCGACGACAATTTCGCGCCGGACACGGTGAAACTATGGGCGATGGTGGAGACGCCGAAAGCCCTGCTAAACATCGGCGCGCTTGCCGAGCTCGGCCGCGATCCCGCCTCGCGCCTTGCTTGTTTCGTTGCCGGAACAAACGATTTGGTCAAGGAGACCGGTATCCTTGCGACGCCGGACCGGCGCTATCTCACGCCCTGGCTGATGCAATTGGTGCTGGCCGCGCGCGCCGGCGGCGTCGATGTACTGGACGGCGTCGCCAATGATTTTCGCGATTCTGACGCCTTTGCCCGTGAATGCGTGGAAGCCGCCGCCATGGGCTTCGATGGCAAGTCGCTGATCCATCCGGCGCAGATCGAGGCGGCGAACCGGGCCTTTGCGCCGTCGCCGGAGGCTATCGCCCAGGCCCGCGCGGTGACGGCGGCCTTCGCGCTTGCCGAGAATGCCGGCAAGGGCGTCATCGCGCTCGATGGCAGCATGGTCGAGCGGCTGCATCTGGCTCAGGCCGAGAAACTTCTGGCGAAGGCCGCCGCCATCGGCGCATGA
- a CDS encoding ATP-binding protein, with product MRPLNSRKWIGDKWRPRLATVVVAILIVVMALPLVGLFFFRLYENQLIRQTEAELIAQGAVLAAIYAEDVRQAGIAPEKLGAPVSADPARDNNYPYDPIEPRLDLASDDVMPTRPAAVPAIPDAAFAAIGARLSGILDETQKTTLAGFRLLDPRGVVIAGREEVGQSLAGVEEVRAALAGRYGGALRLRIPDQPAPPLYSVSRGTRVRVFVALPVEVEGRVAGVVYLSRTPNNIVKHLYGERGKVTLAAIAIVGGTLLIGLVFLRTVSRPIYGLIERTKRIAAGDREAIKPLDHHGTREMAELSAAFLDMAEKLQARSDSIQTFATHVSHELKSPLTAIQGAAELLRDSGDAMDEAERKRFSDNIVTDAGRLNLLVRRLLELARAENLAPSGESTSLEAALALLPADNRLTVRVEAGGGVGLSISAENAAIVLANLIDNSARHGASLVSISATNATERATVLVSDDGAGISPSNRGKVFEPFFTTRRETGGTGMGLGIVLALLKAHDGTIRLVDSERGTRFEISLPAA from the coding sequence ATGCGGCCATTGAACTCGCGGAAATGGATCGGGGACAAATGGCGGCCGCGGCTGGCCACTGTGGTGGTCGCCATCCTGATCGTGGTGATGGCGCTGCCGCTGGTCGGCCTGTTCTTCTTTCGCCTCTATGAGAACCAGCTGATCCGCCAGACCGAGGCGGAGCTGATCGCGCAAGGCGCGGTGCTCGCCGCCATCTATGCCGAGGATGTGCGCCAGGCCGGGATTGCGCCCGAGAAACTTGGCGCGCCGGTCTCGGCCGATCCGGCAAGGGACAACAACTATCCCTACGACCCGATCGAGCCGCGCCTCGACCTTGCCTCCGACGATGTCATGCCGACGCGCCCTGCGGCTGTTCCCGCCATTCCCGATGCGGCCTTCGCGGCGATCGGCGCGCGGCTCTCCGGCATTCTCGACGAAACGCAGAAGACGACGCTGGCCGGCTTCCGGCTGCTCGATCCCCGGGGCGTGGTCATCGCCGGGCGCGAGGAGGTCGGGCAGTCGCTGGCCGGCGTCGAGGAGGTGCGCGCCGCACTTGCCGGCCGCTATGGCGGCGCGCTCCGGCTCAGGATCCCCGACCAGCCGGCGCCGCCGCTCTATTCGGTTAGCCGAGGCACCAGGGTGCGCGTCTTCGTCGCCCTGCCGGTCGAGGTCGAAGGCCGGGTCGCCGGCGTGGTCTATCTGTCGCGGACGCCGAACAACATCGTCAAGCACCTCTACGGCGAGCGCGGCAAGGTGACCCTGGCGGCGATCGCGATTGTCGGCGGCACGCTGCTGATCGGGCTGGTCTTCCTGCGCACGGTGAGCCGGCCGATCTACGGGCTGATCGAGCGCACCAAGCGCATCGCCGCCGGCGATCGTGAAGCGATAAAGCCGCTCGACCATCACGGCACGCGCGAGATGGCCGAGCTTTCCGCCGCCTTCCTCGACATGGCCGAAAAGCTGCAGGCGCGCTCCGACAGCATCCAGACCTTCGCCACCCATGTCTCGCACGAGCTCAAATCACCGCTGACGGCGATTCAGGGGGCGGCGGAATTGCTGCGCGATTCCGGCGATGCCATGGACGAGGCCGAGCGGAAGCGGTTTTCCGACAATATCGTCACCGATGCCGGGCGACTCAATCTGCTGGTCCGCCGCCTGCTCGAGTTGGCGCGCGCCGAAAACCTAGCGCCCAGCGGCGAAAGCACGTCGCTCGAGGCGGCATTGGCGCTGCTGCCGGCGGACAACCGGCTCACGGTCCGCGTCGAGGCCGGCGGCGGGGTCGGCCTGAGTATCTCGGCCGAGAACGCGGCGATCGTGCTAGCCAATCTCATCGACAATTCGGCGCGGCATGGCGCGAGCCTGGTTTCAATCTCTGCCACGAACGCGACCGAGCGGGCGACCGTCTTGGTCAGCGATGACGGCGCCGGCATTTCGCCGAGCAACCGCGGCAAGGTGTTTGAGCCGTTCTTCACCACGCGGCGCGAGACCGGCGGCACCGGCATGGGCCTCGGCATCGTGCTGGCCCTCCTGAAAGCGCATGATGGCACGATCAGGCTGGTTGACAGCGAGCGCGGCACGCGCTTCGAGATCAGCCTGCCGGCGGCGTGA